A window of Daphnia pulicaria isolate SC F1-1A chromosome 10, SC_F0-13Bv2, whole genome shotgun sequence contains these coding sequences:
- the LOC124314627 gene encoding integrin alpha-PS2-like isoform X1: MTTPLMVLSLLLAVEVLAFNVDIPSALTHRGPSGSYFGFSVDLHKDRGLNWLLVGAPTAQTEQPGVTRGGSVFRCSTEIPDQCQSIPFDVTGNNNASGQQIDQKSDQWFGATVRSAGPNGPVLACAPRYVWFSNNYKRREPVGTCFVARESFREFSEYSPCRTSNWGYHRQGSCQAGLGATITPDGLRVFIGAVGSWYWQGQLYSINTTNPAVRSPVFRTFVTGQLFSQGLFSRLDVLSTTEGSAAEDDSYLGYSSAVGDLDDDGRSDVAVGMPRGANLTGKVVLLTSNLTNIVNITGQQLGAYFGYCVTVTDVNNDGLQDVIVGAPLYSNYANTEGKYEMGRVHVYYQSARLRQSFRRSDVLDGGEVSKARFGLAVSALGDINLDGFNDIAVGAPYDGPSERGAVYIYHGSSKGIRTKASQVIYAEEVSSELSTFGFSLAGGMDVDGNEYPDVLVGAYDSDRIVYLRSRPVVYLNTVDINYDVESKQIDLENKNCSLFDGTAVACVPLTLCFEYSGRGVNNREEVMVQLILDSKSPKNPRLHFLSEENKSSLNETYQLAKGQRACRTYTVYVRPLIRDKLTPIESEVRYSLREVTDTRRGGAVQAGRSRRSLPPVLGAEAPSKTDVIVIQKNCGPDNICVPDMQVTYKANMDKYIFGSDKKLEIEVSVLNAAEDAFEAAVYLTLPEEVKFVRVDRVDDKEGGPAVLCSSPSTDELGQPVLRCEIGNPLAAFRTSVFTIVLQPSARLARENAAAAIAAGLKAKSSLDFVLEVNSTNPEDASQMFDNRAEISLPIRVETDLSIRGISDPEVVRFNLSSFVSSTVQVKSHENQVGPQVLHIYELGNRGPSDILKADVYILWPTKTLSGKDLLYLVDRPFVDGPANCQLMEQFNPLALKLESERLSSSSSSASFSGQRSASSASSGSSSSSSSYSSSSSSGSSSSGGSSASKSSKTTYSSSSSSGGGGGGANAISSSSSSSTTSVDGKPKTTSTSSSSWNRTSTVTRYNPDGTVQSSVTSQNSGAGAPGQVIPGQIFDEEEDYDYDEELDQQSTQGRRRRRQASMNFQHGRNTKNRVRSRRQSQSKDLDRELNCGATQCTVIKCSAGPITSNNNVVFKLRARIWAQTISEIDWEDLVISSKMVVDINELPYGVDPGYLPLRSATVTTTLDQLDREREAKAIPWWIIVLAAVAGVLLLLLLIFVLWKLGFFERSRPDKDECEQEPLKSENGHLQRDEAL, translated from the exons ATGACGACGCCATTGATGGTTTTATCGCTTTTATTGGCGGTTGAAGTATTGGCGTTCAACGTGGACATCCCCAGCGCCTTGACGCATCGGGGACCCAGCGGATCCTATTTCGGATTCAGTGTCGACCTCCACAAGGATCGAGGACTCAACTG GTTGTTGGTTGGAGCTCCGACAGCGCAGACGGAACAACCGGGCGTCACCCGAGGTGGATCCGTTTTCCGTTGCAGCACAGAAATTCCCGACCAGTGCCAATCGATTCCATTCGACGTCacag gaaaCAATAACGCGTCGGGACAACAAATCGACCAGAAATCGGACCAGTGGTTTGGCGCTACCGTCCGCAGTGCCGGACCCAACGGACCAGTTCTG gCCTGCGCTCCCCGTTACGTCTGGTTCTCCAACAATTACAAGCGCCGTGAACCAGTTGGCACTTGCTTCGTTGCCCGTGAATCATTTCGGGAATTCTCCGAATATTCGCCATGCAGGACCT cCAATTGGGGATACCATCGTCAGGGTTCGTGTCAAGCCGGACTGGGAGCCACTATCACACCG GATGGGCTTCGAGTGTTTATCGGCGCCGTTGGCAGTTGGTACTGGCAGG GTCAGCTGTATTCGATCAATACCACAAATCCGGCCGTCAGATCGCCTGTCTTTCGGACGTTTGTCacag GTCAACTCTTCTCCCAGGGCCTTTTCTCACGACTGGACGTCCTCTCCACCACTGAAGGATCTGCTGCCGAGGACGACAGTTACCTCGGCTATTCCTCTGCAGTTGGCGATTTAGATGATGACGGCCGATCAGACGTGGCCGTCGGAATGCCCCGCGGTGCCAATCTCACTGGAAAG gtCGTGTTGTTGACTTCGAATTTGACCAACATTGTCAACATCACTGGCCAGCAACTGGGCGCTTATTTCGGCTATTGCGTGACCGTGACGGACGTCAACAACGACGGACTCCAGGACGTGATTGTCGGCGCCCCGCTCTATTCGAATTACGCCAACACGGAGGGGAAATACGAGATGGGCCGAGTTCACGTTTATTACCAGAGCGCCCGGCTCCGCCAATCGTTCCGTCGCAGTGACGTTCTCGACGGCGGCGAAGTCTCCAAGGCTCGATTCGGCTTGGCCGTTTCAGCCCTGGGCGACATCAACCTGGACGGATTCAACGACATCGCCGTCGGGGCCCCTTACGACGGACCCAGTGAGAGAGGAGCCGTTTACATTTACCACGGATCCAGCAAAGGCATCCGCACCAAAGCCTCGCAGGTCATTTACGCCGAGGAAGTCTCGTCGGAATTGAGCACCTTTGGGTTCTCACTGGCCGGCGGCATGGACGTGGACGGCAATGAGTATCCGGACGTTTTGGTCGGCGCTTACGATTCCGACCGGATCGTCTACCTCCGCTCCCGCCCCGTCGTCTACCTCAACACGGTCGACATCAACTACGACGTCGAGTCGAAACAGATCGACCTGGAGAACAAAAACTGTTCCCTTTTCGACGGAACGGCCGTCGCCTGCGTCCCCTTGACGCTCTGCTTCGAGTACAGCGGACGGGGAGTCAACAACCGTGAGGAAGTGATGGTCCAGCTCATCCTCGACTCTAAAAGCCCCAAGAATCCTCGGCTGCACTTCCTATCAGAGGAGAACAAGTCGTCGTTGAACGAAACTTACCAACTGGCCAAAGGCCAGCGAGCCTGCCGGACGTACACGGTTTACGTCCGGCCGTTGATCCGCGACAAATTGACGCCCATCGAGTCTGAGGTTCGTTACAGTTTGAGGGAAGTGACGGACACCAGGAGAGGCGGAGCAGTTCAAGCCGGACGATCAAGAAGATCTTTGCCTCCCGTTCTCGGTGCGGAAGCGCCGTCCAAAACGGACGTCATCGTCATCCAGAAGAACTGCGGACCGGACAACATTTGCGTGCCGGACATGCAGGTCACTTACAAGGCCAACATGGACAAGTACATTTTCGGATCGGATAAGAAATTGGAGATTGAAGTGTCGGTGCTGAACGCGGCCGAAGATGCTTTCGAGGCCGCCGTTTATTTGACGCTGCCGGAAGAAGTGAAATTCGTTCGAGTCGATCGCGTCGACGACAAGGAAGGCGGACCGGCCGTTTTGTGCTCGTCGCCTTCGACGGATGAGTTGGGTCAACCGGTTTTGCGCTGCGAAATCGGCAACCCGTTGGCCGCCTTCCGCACTTCCGTTTTCACCATCGTCCTTCAGCCCAGCGCCAGGCTGGCCCGTGAGAACGCTGCTGCAGCCATCGCTGCCGGACTCAAAGCCAAATCGTCTCTCGATTTCGTCCTGGAAGTCAACAGCACCAATCCGGAAGATGCCAGTCAAATGTTTGATAATCGAGCCGAGATTTCACTGCCCATCCGAGTCGAAACTGATCTGTCCATCAGAGG AATTTCTGACCCGGAAGTGGTTCGTTTCAACTTGTCCTCATTTGTCAGCTCTACGGTTCAAGTCAAGAGCCACGAAAATCAAGTCGGACCCCAAGTGCTTCACATTTACGAGCTGGGCAATCGTGGGCCGTCGGACATCCTCAAGGCTGACGTCTACATCCTCTGGCCCACCAAAACGCTTTCAGGCAAAGATTTGCTCTACCTGGTGGACCGTCCCTTTGTCGACGGACCCGCCAATTGCCAACTGATGGAGCAGTTCAATCCATTGGCTCTCAAACTGGAAAGCGAAAGGCTCAGCAGCTCGTCATCCAGCGCAAGTTTCAGTGGCCAAAGAAGCGCCTCTTCGGCATCGTCTGGTAGcagttcatcatcatcttcctaTTCGTCCAGCAGCTCATCCGGCAGCTCATCATCCGGCGGAAGTAGCGCCAGTAAATCAAGCAAAACAACTTATTCCTCCAGCAGTTCttccggtggtggtggcggtggtgccAATGCCATTTCGTCCTCGTCGTCATCCTCAACGACATCTGTCGACGGGAAACCCAAAACAACTtcgacttcttcttcctcctggaACCGGACGTCGACGGTAACCCGTTACAATCCCGACGGCACTGTCCAGTCCAGCGTGACCAGCCAAAACAGCGGAGCTGGAGCTCCCGGACAAGTGATCCCTGGCCAAATCTTTGACGAAGAAGAGGATTACGATTACGATGAAGAACTGGACCAACAGTCGACCCAGGGACGGAGGAGAAGGCGCCAGGCATCGATGAACTTCCAGCACGGAAGGAACACGAAAAATCGCGTTCGCAGTCGTCGTCAAAGCCAGTCGAAGGATCTGGACAGGGAATTGAACTGCGGAGCGACTCAGTGCACGGTAATAAAGTGCTCAGCTGGTCCCATCACTTCCAACAACAACGTCGTGTTCAAATTGCGCGCCAGAATTTGGGCTCAAACCATTTCAGag ATTGACTGGGAGGATTTGGTGATTTCATCAAAGATGGTGGTGGACATCAACGAACTTCCGTACGGTGTCGATCCTGGCTACCTTCCTCTACGTTCTGCTACGGTGACGACTACGCTGGATCAACTGGATCGGGAACGAGAAGCTAAAGCTATTCCCTGGTGGATCATTGTTCTGGCAGCCGTGGCCGGAGTGTTGCTCCTTCTGCTCCTCATCTTTGTCCTTTGGAag TTGGGCTTCTTCGAACGGAGTCGACCGGATAAGGACGAATGCGAGCAGGAGCCGCTCAAGTCGGAGAACGGCCATTTACAGAGGGACGAAGCCCTTTAA
- the LOC124314627 gene encoding integrin alpha-PS2-like isoform X2 — translation MTTPLMVLSLLLAVEVLAFNVDIPSALTHRGPSGSYFGFSVDLHKDRGLNWLLVGAPTAQTEQPGVTRGGSVFRCSTEIPDQCQSIPFDVTGNNNASGQQIDQKSDQWFGATVRSAGPNGPVLACAPRYVWFSNNYKRREPVGTCFVARESFREFSEYSPCRTSNWGYHRQGSCQAGLGATITPDGLRVFIGAVGSWYWQGQLFSQGLFSRLDVLSTTEGSAAEDDSYLGYSSAVGDLDDDGRSDVAVGMPRGANLTGKVVLLTSNLTNIVNITGQQLGAYFGYCVTVTDVNNDGLQDVIVGAPLYSNYANTEGKYEMGRVHVYYQSARLRQSFRRSDVLDGGEVSKARFGLAVSALGDINLDGFNDIAVGAPYDGPSERGAVYIYHGSSKGIRTKASQVIYAEEVSSELSTFGFSLAGGMDVDGNEYPDVLVGAYDSDRIVYLRSRPVVYLNTVDINYDVESKQIDLENKNCSLFDGTAVACVPLTLCFEYSGRGVNNREEVMVQLILDSKSPKNPRLHFLSEENKSSLNETYQLAKGQRACRTYTVYVRPLIRDKLTPIESEVRYSLREVTDTRRGGAVQAGRSRRSLPPVLGAEAPSKTDVIVIQKNCGPDNICVPDMQVTYKANMDKYIFGSDKKLEIEVSVLNAAEDAFEAAVYLTLPEEVKFVRVDRVDDKEGGPAVLCSSPSTDELGQPVLRCEIGNPLAAFRTSVFTIVLQPSARLARENAAAAIAAGLKAKSSLDFVLEVNSTNPEDASQMFDNRAEISLPIRVETDLSIRGISDPEVVRFNLSSFVSSTVQVKSHENQVGPQVLHIYELGNRGPSDILKADVYILWPTKTLSGKDLLYLVDRPFVDGPANCQLMEQFNPLALKLESERLSSSSSSASFSGQRSASSASSGSSSSSSSYSSSSSSGSSSSGGSSASKSSKTTYSSSSSSGGGGGGANAISSSSSSSTTSVDGKPKTTSTSSSSWNRTSTVTRYNPDGTVQSSVTSQNSGAGAPGQVIPGQIFDEEEDYDYDEELDQQSTQGRRRRRQASMNFQHGRNTKNRVRSRRQSQSKDLDRELNCGATQCTVIKCSAGPITSNNNVVFKLRARIWAQTISEIDWEDLVISSKMVVDINELPYGVDPGYLPLRSATVTTTLDQLDREREAKAIPWWIIVLAAVAGVLLLLLLIFVLWKLGFFERSRPDKDECEQEPLKSENGHLQRDEAL, via the exons ATGACGACGCCATTGATGGTTTTATCGCTTTTATTGGCGGTTGAAGTATTGGCGTTCAACGTGGACATCCCCAGCGCCTTGACGCATCGGGGACCCAGCGGATCCTATTTCGGATTCAGTGTCGACCTCCACAAGGATCGAGGACTCAACTG GTTGTTGGTTGGAGCTCCGACAGCGCAGACGGAACAACCGGGCGTCACCCGAGGTGGATCCGTTTTCCGTTGCAGCACAGAAATTCCCGACCAGTGCCAATCGATTCCATTCGACGTCacag gaaaCAATAACGCGTCGGGACAACAAATCGACCAGAAATCGGACCAGTGGTTTGGCGCTACCGTCCGCAGTGCCGGACCCAACGGACCAGTTCTG gCCTGCGCTCCCCGTTACGTCTGGTTCTCCAACAATTACAAGCGCCGTGAACCAGTTGGCACTTGCTTCGTTGCCCGTGAATCATTTCGGGAATTCTCCGAATATTCGCCATGCAGGACCT cCAATTGGGGATACCATCGTCAGGGTTCGTGTCAAGCCGGACTGGGAGCCACTATCACACCG GATGGGCTTCGAGTGTTTATCGGCGCCGTTGGCAGTTGGTACTGGCAGG GTCAACTCTTCTCCCAGGGCCTTTTCTCACGACTGGACGTCCTCTCCACCACTGAAGGATCTGCTGCCGAGGACGACAGTTACCTCGGCTATTCCTCTGCAGTTGGCGATTTAGATGATGACGGCCGATCAGACGTGGCCGTCGGAATGCCCCGCGGTGCCAATCTCACTGGAAAG gtCGTGTTGTTGACTTCGAATTTGACCAACATTGTCAACATCACTGGCCAGCAACTGGGCGCTTATTTCGGCTATTGCGTGACCGTGACGGACGTCAACAACGACGGACTCCAGGACGTGATTGTCGGCGCCCCGCTCTATTCGAATTACGCCAACACGGAGGGGAAATACGAGATGGGCCGAGTTCACGTTTATTACCAGAGCGCCCGGCTCCGCCAATCGTTCCGTCGCAGTGACGTTCTCGACGGCGGCGAAGTCTCCAAGGCTCGATTCGGCTTGGCCGTTTCAGCCCTGGGCGACATCAACCTGGACGGATTCAACGACATCGCCGTCGGGGCCCCTTACGACGGACCCAGTGAGAGAGGAGCCGTTTACATTTACCACGGATCCAGCAAAGGCATCCGCACCAAAGCCTCGCAGGTCATTTACGCCGAGGAAGTCTCGTCGGAATTGAGCACCTTTGGGTTCTCACTGGCCGGCGGCATGGACGTGGACGGCAATGAGTATCCGGACGTTTTGGTCGGCGCTTACGATTCCGACCGGATCGTCTACCTCCGCTCCCGCCCCGTCGTCTACCTCAACACGGTCGACATCAACTACGACGTCGAGTCGAAACAGATCGACCTGGAGAACAAAAACTGTTCCCTTTTCGACGGAACGGCCGTCGCCTGCGTCCCCTTGACGCTCTGCTTCGAGTACAGCGGACGGGGAGTCAACAACCGTGAGGAAGTGATGGTCCAGCTCATCCTCGACTCTAAAAGCCCCAAGAATCCTCGGCTGCACTTCCTATCAGAGGAGAACAAGTCGTCGTTGAACGAAACTTACCAACTGGCCAAAGGCCAGCGAGCCTGCCGGACGTACACGGTTTACGTCCGGCCGTTGATCCGCGACAAATTGACGCCCATCGAGTCTGAGGTTCGTTACAGTTTGAGGGAAGTGACGGACACCAGGAGAGGCGGAGCAGTTCAAGCCGGACGATCAAGAAGATCTTTGCCTCCCGTTCTCGGTGCGGAAGCGCCGTCCAAAACGGACGTCATCGTCATCCAGAAGAACTGCGGACCGGACAACATTTGCGTGCCGGACATGCAGGTCACTTACAAGGCCAACATGGACAAGTACATTTTCGGATCGGATAAGAAATTGGAGATTGAAGTGTCGGTGCTGAACGCGGCCGAAGATGCTTTCGAGGCCGCCGTTTATTTGACGCTGCCGGAAGAAGTGAAATTCGTTCGAGTCGATCGCGTCGACGACAAGGAAGGCGGACCGGCCGTTTTGTGCTCGTCGCCTTCGACGGATGAGTTGGGTCAACCGGTTTTGCGCTGCGAAATCGGCAACCCGTTGGCCGCCTTCCGCACTTCCGTTTTCACCATCGTCCTTCAGCCCAGCGCCAGGCTGGCCCGTGAGAACGCTGCTGCAGCCATCGCTGCCGGACTCAAAGCCAAATCGTCTCTCGATTTCGTCCTGGAAGTCAACAGCACCAATCCGGAAGATGCCAGTCAAATGTTTGATAATCGAGCCGAGATTTCACTGCCCATCCGAGTCGAAACTGATCTGTCCATCAGAGG AATTTCTGACCCGGAAGTGGTTCGTTTCAACTTGTCCTCATTTGTCAGCTCTACGGTTCAAGTCAAGAGCCACGAAAATCAAGTCGGACCCCAAGTGCTTCACATTTACGAGCTGGGCAATCGTGGGCCGTCGGACATCCTCAAGGCTGACGTCTACATCCTCTGGCCCACCAAAACGCTTTCAGGCAAAGATTTGCTCTACCTGGTGGACCGTCCCTTTGTCGACGGACCCGCCAATTGCCAACTGATGGAGCAGTTCAATCCATTGGCTCTCAAACTGGAAAGCGAAAGGCTCAGCAGCTCGTCATCCAGCGCAAGTTTCAGTGGCCAAAGAAGCGCCTCTTCGGCATCGTCTGGTAGcagttcatcatcatcttcctaTTCGTCCAGCAGCTCATCCGGCAGCTCATCATCCGGCGGAAGTAGCGCCAGTAAATCAAGCAAAACAACTTATTCCTCCAGCAGTTCttccggtggtggtggcggtggtgccAATGCCATTTCGTCCTCGTCGTCATCCTCAACGACATCTGTCGACGGGAAACCCAAAACAACTtcgacttcttcttcctcctggaACCGGACGTCGACGGTAACCCGTTACAATCCCGACGGCACTGTCCAGTCCAGCGTGACCAGCCAAAACAGCGGAGCTGGAGCTCCCGGACAAGTGATCCCTGGCCAAATCTTTGACGAAGAAGAGGATTACGATTACGATGAAGAACTGGACCAACAGTCGACCCAGGGACGGAGGAGAAGGCGCCAGGCATCGATGAACTTCCAGCACGGAAGGAACACGAAAAATCGCGTTCGCAGTCGTCGTCAAAGCCAGTCGAAGGATCTGGACAGGGAATTGAACTGCGGAGCGACTCAGTGCACGGTAATAAAGTGCTCAGCTGGTCCCATCACTTCCAACAACAACGTCGTGTTCAAATTGCGCGCCAGAATTTGGGCTCAAACCATTTCAGag ATTGACTGGGAGGATTTGGTGATTTCATCAAAGATGGTGGTGGACATCAACGAACTTCCGTACGGTGTCGATCCTGGCTACCTTCCTCTACGTTCTGCTACGGTGACGACTACGCTGGATCAACTGGATCGGGAACGAGAAGCTAAAGCTATTCCCTGGTGGATCATTGTTCTGGCAGCCGTGGCCGGAGTGTTGCTCCTTCTGCTCCTCATCTTTGTCCTTTGGAag TTGGGCTTCTTCGAACGGAGTCGACCGGATAAGGACGAATGCGAGCAGGAGCCGCTCAAGTCGGAGAACGGCCATTTACAGAGGGACGAAGCCCTTTAA